In Dromiciops gliroides isolate mDroGli1 chromosome 4, mDroGli1.pri, whole genome shotgun sequence, one DNA window encodes the following:
- the MIEN1 gene encoding migration and invasion enhancer 1, whose amino-acid sequence MSGEPGAELAAPPPGEPLPGSGVRIVVEYCEPCGFESTYLELASAVKEEYPGIEIESRLGGTGAFEIEINGQLVFSKLENGGFPYEKDLIEAIRRASSGEPLEKITNSRPPCVIL is encoded by the exons ATGAGCGGGGAGCCCGGGGCCGAGCTTGCAGCGCCCCCTCCCGGGGAGCCCCTGCCCGGCAGCGGGGTCCGCATCGTGGTGGAGTACTG CGAGCCCTGTGGGTTTGAGTCTACCTACCTGGAGCTGGCGAGTGCTGTGAAAGAAGAGTACCCTGGCATCGAGATTGAGTCACGCCTGGGGGGCACTG GAGCCTTTGAGATCGAGATCAATGGCCAGTTGGTCTTTTCCAAGCTGGAGAACGGGGGGTTTCCCTATGAAAAGGAT cTCATTGAGGCCATTCGAAGAGCCAGTAGTGGAGAACCTCTGGAAAAGATCACCAATAGCCGCCCCCCCTGTGTCATCCTGTGA